The following are encoded together in the Trichocoleus sp. FACHB-46 genome:
- a CDS encoding chemotaxis protein CheW produces the protein MLMLLFAIDDERYALESQQVVEVLPLIGLTKPHQAPAYVSGLLRYRSHMVPVVDLCQLVRRRPCRSYLSTRIIVARFLSAENQTQILGLLAERVTQTFNTSSTTLVPAGMVVDTAPYLGKKLMDTQGVIQCLDVEHLLSPVQLPPTQVIDLPVVQ, from the coding sequence ATGTTGATGCTGCTCTTTGCAATTGATGATGAGCGTTATGCCTTGGAGAGCCAGCAGGTGGTGGAGGTGCTACCGCTAATAGGACTGACAAAACCGCACCAAGCACCTGCCTATGTATCTGGTCTGTTGCGCTACCGGAGTCATATGGTGCCTGTGGTAGATCTATGCCAGCTGGTTCGTCGTCGTCCTTGTCGCTCCTACTTAAGTACTCGAATTATTGTGGCTCGCTTTCTCAGTGCCGAGAACCAGACACAAATATTAGGCTTACTAGCAGAGAGAGTGACGCAAACTTTTAATACGTCTAGTACTACGCTGGTTCCTGCGGGAATGGTGGTGGATACAGCTCCTTATTTAGGCAAAAAATTAATGGATACCCAAGGTGTGATCCAGTGCCTTGATGTGGAACACCTATTATCTCCAGTGCAGCTACCTCCAACGCAAGTAATTGATCTGCCAGTTGTGCAATAA
- a CDS encoding glycosyltransferase: MKILLVTPYMGEVYGGIPKIVLGIAKGLACLGVTVDVITTNASNPSKLSKPLNVWIEEGAYRVQYFPCFNKNDFIVSSSLVKWMLKNVEDYDIVHTNTLFSPLVSIIHCICKLYRIPYVMTAHGMLEPWALSYKVWKKKVYYSVVEKPALQSASTIQFSCGTEADNAKSLGLNTPTVIIYNGVHPEDFKALPETEPLFEKFPSLQNKTIVLFLGRIDPKKGLDLLAPAFAKVHRHFPQAHLIVAGPDNTGFSSTAQSYFLQAGCINAVTFTGLLTGSLKYAALAAASIYVAPSYSEGFSMSVLEGMASGLPCVITTGCNFPEAAKADAACIVDTNVDSISDALAKYLGNLEQAKELGDRARQFIFQNYTWDVAARKLLQVYTALLNQQPLPKF, from the coding sequence ATGAAAATTTTGCTCGTTACACCCTATATGGGAGAGGTTTATGGTGGTATCCCTAAGATTGTGCTGGGAATAGCTAAGGGGCTTGCTTGTTTGGGTGTTACTGTTGATGTTATTACAACTAATGCTAGCAATCCCTCTAAGTTATCCAAACCATTGAATGTTTGGATTGAGGAGGGAGCCTATAGAGTTCAATACTTTCCCTGCTTCAATAAAAATGATTTTATTGTTAGCTCTTCTTTAGTTAAGTGGATGCTTAAGAATGTTGAAGATTATGACATAGTTCATACTAATACTCTCTTTTCTCCGTTGGTTTCAATAATTCACTGTATATGTAAGCTTTATCGGATTCCCTATGTGATGACAGCACACGGCATGCTAGAACCTTGGGCTTTATCCTATAAAGTATGGAAGAAAAAGGTTTATTATTCTGTCGTTGAAAAGCCTGCACTTCAGTCTGCGAGTACAATTCAGTTTTCTTGTGGAACTGAAGCTGACAATGCTAAATCTCTTGGATTAAATACACCTACTGTCATCATTTATAACGGTGTTCATCCTGAAGACTTTAAAGCACTGCCGGAAACAGAACCTCTCTTTGAGAAATTCCCGTCTCTTCAGAATAAAACTATAGTATTATTCCTCGGTCGAATTGATCCTAAGAAAGGATTAGATCTACTGGCTCCTGCTTTTGCTAAAGTTCACCGCCATTTTCCACAAGCTCATTTGATTGTTGCAGGACCAGACAACACTGGCTTTTCGTCTACCGCCCAGAGTTATTTTTTACAGGCAGGATGTATAAACGCTGTAACGTTCACAGGGCTACTGACAGGTAGCTTAAAGTATGCTGCCCTTGCCGCTGCCAGTATTTATGTTGCTCCTTCCTATTCTGAAGGATTCAGCATGTCTGTGCTCGAAGGTATGGCCTCTGGTTTACCTTGTGTTATTACTACAGGTTGCAATTTTCCTGAAGCAGCAAAAGCAGATGCCGCGTGCATAGTTGATACTAATGTTGATTCAATTTCAGATGCTCTAGCGAAATATTTGGGTAATTTGGAGCAGGCCAAGGAGCTGGGCGATCGCGCCCGTCAGTTTATTTTTCAAAACTATACTTGGGATGTAGCTGCAAGAAAACTACTCCAAGTTTATACTGCTCTTCTAAATCAACAGCCCCTGCCAAAATTTTAG
- a CDS encoding chemotaxis protein CheW, protein MNQLNLSSPSERCWNTIGVSGDRACPELLEMIHCRNCPVYAQAGRSLLEREIPANYLLEWASSLAEEKIEQTAGTLSVVIFRLGQEWLALSALLFQEITQVSSVRTLPHRSNQIFQGLVNIRGELQLCISLRDLLGIGQVAAASTTHQMAYQRMVVVQSQKSSWVFPVDEVYGVQRIHPDDIRNLPATLSNAKDTYTKGIINWQNHSVNYLDDELLFYTLNRRLL, encoded by the coding sequence ATGAATCAACTAAACTTGTCATCTCCTTCCGAACGCTGCTGGAATACCATCGGTGTCTCCGGCGATCGCGCCTGCCCCGAACTTTTGGAGATGATTCATTGCCGCAACTGTCCCGTCTACGCCCAAGCGGGACGCAGTTTACTAGAGCGAGAGATCCCGGCTAATTATCTACTGGAGTGGGCTAGCTCCTTAGCTGAGGAGAAAATAGAGCAGACGGCGGGCACTCTATCAGTAGTGATCTTTCGCTTGGGCCAGGAATGGTTAGCCCTATCAGCGCTGTTGTTTCAGGAGATTACCCAAGTTAGCTCAGTTCGGACTTTGCCGCACCGGAGTAACCAGATCTTTCAAGGCTTGGTGAATATTCGCGGTGAGTTGCAATTGTGTATCTCTCTGCGTGATCTGCTCGGTATTGGGCAGGTGGCTGCTGCTTCAACCACGCATCAGATGGCCTATCAGCGCATGGTGGTGGTGCAAAGCCAGAAAAGTAGCTGGGTCTTTCCCGTTGATGAAGTCTATGGTGTGCAGCGCATTCACCCCGATGACATCCGCAATTTACCTGCAACGCTCTCGAATGCCAAGGATACCTACACCAAGGGCATCATCAACTGGCAAAACCATAGTGTGAACTATTTAGATGACGAGCTGCTGTTTTACACCTTGAACCGGAGGCTGCTGTAG
- a CDS encoding ATP-binding protein, which translates to MMSMPPEIVTKSPEAFSESTILSPAPQIVVLLIDDQIIIGEAIRRMLASEPDVIFHYCNDAAQAIHLAEEVAPTVILQDLVMPNIDGLMLVRQFRSNPITCNIPLIVLSTKDEPKVKAEAFALGINDYLVKLPDKIELVARLRYHSRAYLNHQAQTAALTAQAQTQKLEQALQELRKTQSQLIQTEKMSSLGQMVAGVAHEINNPVNFIYGNLKHIENYIQELLDLVHLYQEEYPQPSTKIQSYIETIDLDFVAQDLPKTLSSMKIGADRIRQIVLSLRNFSRLDQAEMKRVNLHEGIDSTLLILNHRIKQGITIIKSYYDLPLVECYPAQLNQVFMNILNNAMDALLEDSGKAHKQITIQTELTNSHQVQVRIQDNGCGIPLEIKNKLFDPFFTTKPVGQGTGLGLAICYQIVEKHQGEIEIGSGPEGGAEFIIRLPVQHFS; encoded by the coding sequence ATGATGTCAATGCCACCAGAAATTGTTACTAAAAGTCCGGAAGCATTCAGTGAATCCACCATACTTTCACCTGCTCCCCAAATTGTTGTTTTGCTCATTGATGATCAAATTATTATTGGTGAAGCAATTCGGCGGATGCTGGCTTCCGAACCAGATGTAATTTTTCATTATTGTAACGATGCTGCGCAAGCAATCCATCTTGCTGAAGAAGTTGCTCCAACAGTCATTTTGCAAGATCTAGTTATGCCTAACATCGACGGGTTGATGTTAGTTCGTCAGTTCCGCTCTAATCCCATTACTTGCAATATCCCATTAATTGTACTTTCGACCAAAGATGAACCGAAAGTCAAAGCGGAAGCTTTTGCATTAGGAATTAATGACTACTTAGTTAAACTCCCCGATAAAATCGAATTAGTTGCTCGCCTGCGATATCATTCCAGAGCTTATCTTAATCATCAAGCCCAGACTGCCGCACTGACGGCGCAAGCTCAAACTCAGAAGCTAGAACAAGCTTTGCAAGAGTTGCGAAAAACGCAATCGCAGTTAATTCAAACCGAGAAGATGTCGAGCTTGGGCCAGATGGTGGCAGGAGTAGCCCATGAAATTAATAATCCTGTTAACTTCATCTATGGCAATCTCAAGCATATTGAAAATTATATTCAAGAGCTACTAGATTTAGTTCATCTTTATCAAGAAGAATATCCTCAGCCAAGCACAAAAATTCAAAGTTATATTGAAACAATTGATTTAGATTTTGTAGCCCAAGATCTCCCTAAAACCCTATCCTCGATGAAAATAGGTGCAGATCGAATTCGTCAAATTGTCTTATCCCTACGTAATTTTTCTCGGCTTGATCAAGCTGAAATGAAACGAGTTAATTTGCACGAAGGCATTGACAGTACTCTTCTTATTCTGAATCATCGTATCAAGCAAGGAATTACTATTATTAAGAGCTACTATGACTTACCTTTAGTCGAGTGTTACCCCGCTCAGCTCAATCAGGTATTCATGAATATTCTGAATAATGCGATGGACGCGCTGTTAGAAGACTCAGGCAAAGCCCACAAACAAATCACTATCCAAACTGAACTAACGAATTCTCATCAAGTTCAGGTCCGTATTCAAGATAACGGTTGTGGGATTCCGCTAGAAATTAAGAATAAATTGTTCGATCCCTTTTTTACTACTAAACCCGTAGGCCAAGGCACTGGTTTAGGTCTCGCCATTTGCTATCAAATTGTCGAAAAGCACCAAGGTGAAATCGAAATTGGTTCTGGCCCAGAGGGGGGAGCAGAGTTTATTATTCGTTTACCAGTTCAGCACTTTTCTTGA
- a CDS encoding protein-glutamate O-methyltransferase CheR codes for MIEATIENLLRQKIGLNAAAIGSNTIARAVRSRMASCGLVDMAAYLTQLHTSGTELAALIETVVVPETWFFRDREPFVLLAHYVMSEWLPAHPNQVFRILSAPCSTGEEPYSMAIALLEAGLGAEQFQVDAVDISQKALQKAQLAVYDEYSFRGKAAIGKAESLSQGGEKNSFLKEKYFQRVTAGYSLNESVRKTVSFIQGNVLDSNLFWNQPAYDVVFCRNLLIYLDQAARQQTIHRLDRLLVRNGLFFVGHSEMGQLPPSRFSPIRHALAFAFRKVESSTQDKVPVLMTYNQQGQKRNASPAKASRNTTSTRKALELQPTNVPSIEAKTTLVNARSTAVSDSQKASLTAAKTLADGGQLVEAVAVCEAYLNQNRNNAEAYCLLGQLYQAVDQETEAEQCFRKAVYLQPHHEEALLHLVLLKEQSGDLASALVLRQRLQRIHLSEH; via the coding sequence ATGATAGAAGCTACAATCGAGAATTTACTCAGGCAGAAGATTGGCTTGAATGCCGCTGCCATTGGTTCTAATACGATCGCTAGAGCGGTTCGATCTCGCATGGCAAGCTGTGGCCTAGTAGACATGGCAGCTTATCTAACTCAATTGCACACTTCGGGGACAGAATTGGCAGCCCTGATCGAGACCGTGGTGGTGCCAGAAACTTGGTTCTTTCGCGATCGCGAGCCGTTCGTGTTATTGGCGCACTATGTGATGTCGGAGTGGTTGCCTGCCCACCCCAATCAAGTTTTCAGGATCTTGAGTGCGCCTTGCTCGACTGGGGAAGAACCTTATTCAATGGCGATCGCTTTGTTAGAAGCAGGGTTAGGAGCAGAACAATTTCAAGTTGATGCTGTTGATATTAGCCAAAAGGCTCTACAAAAAGCTCAACTAGCTGTTTATGACGAGTACTCATTTCGCGGCAAAGCTGCGATCGGCAAGGCAGAAAGCTTGAGCCAGGGAGGCGAAAAAAATAGTTTTTTGAAGGAGAAATACTTTCAGCGAGTTACAGCTGGGTATTCGCTCAATGAATCTGTCAGAAAAACAGTTAGTTTTATTCAAGGAAATGTATTAGATTCCAATCTTTTCTGGAATCAGCCAGCTTATGATGTGGTTTTTTGCCGCAACTTACTAATTTATTTAGATCAGGCGGCAAGGCAGCAAACAATTCATCGTTTAGATCGTTTGTTAGTTAGAAATGGCTTGTTCTTTGTTGGTCACTCAGAAATGGGACAACTGCCTCCATCCCGATTTAGTCCCATTCGGCACGCTTTAGCATTTGCTTTCCGTAAGGTTGAGTCTAGCACTCAAGATAAAGTCCCCGTATTGATGACTTACAATCAGCAGGGACAAAAGCGGAATGCTTCTCCAGCCAAAGCTAGTAGAAATACAACATCCACTCGCAAAGCGCTTGAGTTGCAACCGACAAATGTTCCTAGCATTGAGGCAAAAACTACATTGGTGAATGCTCGCTCTACTGCTGTGTCTGACTCCCAAAAAGCATCTTTGACTGCTGCCAAAACGCTAGCGGATGGCGGGCAATTGGTTGAAGCAGTTGCAGTCTGTGAGGCGTATCTCAACCAAAATCGTAATAATGCTGAGGCTTATTGCCTTTTAGGGCAACTCTATCAAGCTGTAGACCAAGAAACTGAAGCTGAGCAATGTTTTCGCAAAGCTGTCTACTTACAACCGCACCACGAAGAAGCTCTGCTGCACTTGGTCTTACTAAAAGAGCAATCGGGTGATCTGGCGAGTGCTCTGGTGTTGCGGCAACGGTTGCAGCGAATTCATTTATCTGAGCACTAA
- a CDS encoding methyl-accepting chemotaxis protein — MVLGVARMVRNVRGYLLFPEDKSYIQSYDQGLELFNQSYGKLDQQAQSLERQQQIADLAKKVNRNEAIAQKIFELIDSGQLVEAKALMKSLRMDDIDEARQQILQVEQAALQRLEQESESAQKLVVVSVFLGVVISVVFNLIIGLWLSRQVESQIAEIVDVAEKISVGDLTVKLKTDISDRNEIGQLLLAFQRMIRGLSGFVGQVQQSGIQVTASITKLTAFGKQLEATVTEQVASTREVVATAKQIAVTSEDLVQTMEVVAAKSQTTAASASVSQVNLTAMANSMQQLMRSTTSITSRLEVIREKAQSINGVIKTITKVADQTNLLSLNAAIEAEKAGEQGLGFAVVAREIRRLADQTAVATLDIEQTVKEMQASVSTGVMEMDKFNQEVKQGAEEVREISQQMGQIIEQVTTLTPQFLIVTQGMETQAQGAQQISDVMVQLSDVSTQTADSLQEINRAIAQLGEVAQGLHQEIARFQVSDRPISP; from the coding sequence ATGGTGCTGGGCGTTGCCAGAATGGTCAGAAATGTCCGAGGCTATCTGCTATTTCCAGAAGATAAAAGCTATATCCAATCCTATGATCAAGGTTTAGAACTATTCAATCAATCTTATGGAAAGCTGGATCAGCAAGCGCAGAGTTTAGAGCGTCAGCAGCAAATAGCGGATCTTGCCAAAAAGGTGAACCGAAATGAAGCAATTGCTCAGAAGATTTTTGAGCTAATTGACTCAGGCCAATTGGTTGAAGCTAAAGCTCTGATGAAATCTCTGCGAATGGATGATATTGACGAAGCTCGACAACAAATTTTGCAGGTAGAGCAGGCTGCGTTACAGCGCTTGGAGCAAGAATCTGAATCCGCCCAAAAACTAGTTGTTGTTTCAGTGTTTTTGGGTGTAGTTATATCTGTTGTTTTTAATCTGATTATTGGGCTTTGGCTTTCTCGGCAAGTGGAGTCTCAGATTGCGGAGATTGTAGATGTTGCGGAGAAAATCTCTGTCGGTGATTTAACCGTAAAGTTGAAAACTGATATTAGCGATCGCAATGAAATCGGTCAGCTTCTCCTCGCCTTTCAAAGGATGATTCGGGGACTCAGTGGCTTCGTTGGTCAAGTCCAACAATCTGGCATTCAAGTGACAGCTTCTATCACCAAGCTGACTGCTTTTGGGAAACAACTAGAGGCCACCGTGACAGAACAAGTGGCTTCGACCCGAGAGGTAGTGGCGACCGCAAAACAGATTGCGGTTACTTCTGAAGACTTGGTGCAAACGATGGAAGTGGTAGCTGCTAAGTCTCAGACTACGGCTGCTAGTGCCAGCGTGAGCCAGGTTAATCTCACGGCTATGGCCAATTCGATGCAGCAATTAATGAGGTCAACCACCTCCATTACCTCCAGGCTGGAGGTGATTCGCGAAAAGGCCCAAAGCATTAATGGTGTGATTAAGACCATTACCAAAGTGGCTGACCAGACGAATTTACTCTCCTTAAATGCTGCGATCGAGGCGGAAAAAGCAGGAGAACAGGGGTTGGGCTTTGCAGTAGTGGCGAGAGAGATTCGCCGCTTGGCCGACCAAACCGCTGTGGCTACTTTAGATATTGAGCAAACGGTGAAAGAAATGCAGGCTTCTGTCTCCACTGGGGTGATGGAAATGGATAAGTTCAACCAGGAAGTGAAGCAGGGAGCTGAGGAAGTCAGGGAAATTAGCCAGCAAATGGGTCAGATTATTGAGCAGGTGACAACACTGACTCCGCAATTTTTGATTGTGACGCAAGGAATGGAAACTCAGGCACAAGGGGCACAACAGATTAGTGATGTCATGGTGCAACTGAGTGATGTATCGACGCAAACCGCTGATTCACTTCAAGAAATTAATCGAGCGATCGCCCAGCTAGGCGAAGTAGCGCAAGGGCTACATCAAGAGATTGCTCGGTTTCAAGTCAGCGATCGCCCAATTTCCCCTTAA
- a CDS encoding methyl-accepting chemotaxis protein → MSLQNRLIGSFGVMSAIVLVAASVGWLGISRLNKHIDTLTKNSLPSVAGIWKINEGQTQIQSSMRVLVNPEISENDKEAELTRIKKAWEQIDVGFKQYESTPQTPEEARLYKSAFQPHWEDWKTDQERFLQLYEEAKQSGLTESEVQTLNRFLSQQERPTFNAATEDLLKLLDTNTEVAKAAQVMAIQDSNQTSFWVIFTLVTGPTVAIALGIYLSRTIAKPLGAKVANVVVVAEQISAGDLTTQVESANNSNDEVDKLLVAFQSMTHNLNSLIRQVQQSGIQVTTSATKIAASGKQLEATVTEQVAATNEVVVTAKEIAATSGELANTMEEVATMSQETTVAAATNQEDLLRMATTMRQLVAATNSISAKLEIISEKANNINSVVNTITKVADQTNLLSLNAAIEAEKAGEYGLGFAVVAREIRRLADQTAVATLDIEQMVKEMQSSVSTGVMEMDKFTKEVGRGVEDVGTISEQLGEIIEQVQALSPRFSVVNQGMEAQSQGAQQISEAMVQLSETSVQTADALQEINRAIEQLNQAAQGLRQEISRFKVGAIALEPQPAYSY, encoded by the coding sequence ATGTCACTACAGAATCGCTTGATTGGCTCATTTGGGGTAATGAGTGCGATCGTTTTAGTTGCTGCAAGTGTCGGATGGTTAGGTATCTCCCGTCTAAATAAACATATTGACACTCTGACTAAAAATAGTCTTCCTAGTGTGGCTGGTATTTGGAAGATTAATGAGGGACAAACTCAAATTCAGTCCTCTATGCGAGTTTTGGTTAATCCTGAAATTAGCGAGAATGATAAAGAGGCTGAGCTAACCAGAATCAAGAAGGCTTGGGAGCAAATTGATGTTGGCTTTAAACAATACGAGTCAACGCCTCAAACCCCTGAAGAGGCAAGGCTTTACAAGTCCGCTTTCCAGCCTCACTGGGAGGATTGGAAAACAGATCAAGAACGATTTCTTCAGCTTTACGAAGAAGCTAAGCAAAGTGGTTTAACTGAATCTGAAGTGCAAACTCTCAACCGCTTTCTGTCTCAACAAGAACGTCCTACTTTTAATGCAGCTACCGAGGATCTGCTTAAGCTTCTAGACACTAATACTGAAGTTGCGAAGGCCGCTCAGGTTATGGCTATTCAGGATAGTAATCAGACATCTTTCTGGGTCATATTTACGTTAGTGACAGGACCAACAGTAGCGATCGCTTTGGGCATCTATCTCAGTCGCACGATCGCGAAGCCCTTGGGGGCAAAAGTTGCCAATGTGGTAGTGGTCGCAGAACAAATTTCAGCCGGAGATTTAACTACGCAGGTTGAGAGTGCTAATAACAGCAACGATGAAGTTGACAAGCTGTTGGTCGCTTTTCAATCTATGACTCATAATCTCAACTCCCTGATCCGCCAGGTACAGCAATCGGGTATTCAAGTGACAACTTCGGCAACGAAGATTGCAGCCTCTGGCAAACAATTGGAAGCTACCGTCACAGAGCAGGTCGCGGCAACCAATGAAGTAGTAGTGACCGCAAAAGAAATTGCTGCCACTTCGGGAGAACTGGCTAACACGATGGAAGAAGTCGCAACCATGTCTCAAGAGACAACGGTGGCTGCTGCTACCAACCAAGAAGACTTGCTGCGAATGGCAACTACGATGCGTCAGCTAGTGGCTGCTACTAATTCCATTTCCGCCAAGCTGGAAATTATTAGTGAGAAGGCCAACAACATTAACAGTGTGGTTAACACGATTACTAAAGTGGCAGACCAGACTAATCTTCTCTCGCTCAATGCGGCTATTGAAGCAGAGAAAGCTGGGGAATACGGTTTGGGCTTTGCTGTGGTGGCAAGGGAAATTCGTCGATTAGCCGACCAAACCGCTGTGGCTACCCTCGATATTGAGCAGATGGTGAAGGAGATGCAATCTTCTGTCTCCACCGGAGTGATGGAGATGGACAAGTTTACCAAAGAAGTGGGCCGAGGCGTGGAGGATGTAGGCACTATCAGTGAGCAGTTAGGAGAAATTATTGAGCAAGTACAAGCACTATCACCCCGCTTTTCTGTAGTGAATCAAGGGATGGAAGCACAATCTCAAGGAGCGCAGCAAATCAGTGAGGCAATGGTGCAGTTGAGCGAAACCTCTGTGCAGACGGCGGATGCCTTGCAGGAGATTAATCGAGCGATCGAGCAGTTGAACCAAGCAGCTCAGGGTTTGCGCCAAGAAATTTCTCGCTTTAAGGTAGGCGCGATCGCGCTTGAACCCCAACCTGCCTATAGCTATTAG
- a CDS encoding hybrid sensor histidine kinase/response regulator produces MSANQDFSHFSMLELFRMEVEAQAAVLNHGLLELETHPGLPETLESLMRAAHSIKGAARIVDLEVGVRLAHVMEDCFASAQMGTATLAAEHIDVLLQGVDLLLRLSQVSEAQLQGWLAEQTEGIEALVRAIATLLDPQPDPQSQSLANELAVLSDATVSVEITPVGTLAPEELNQAPILEAEAIATHLSTVGLTMAESQIATTAIADPVASGASLSATAKATPLSSSGMQTADNLDRVVRVSADNLSRLMGLAGESLVEANWLQPFADSLLKLRRQQTDLSTLLEKLQESLVGQPLNQRSENYLNAVRQQATDCRQMLSDRLNELELFARRSANLSDRLYREVLASHMRPFADGVQAFPRMVRDLGRQLDKQIRFEVLGKATDVDRDILEKLEAPLTHLLRNAVDHGIESVAERLAAGKPGEGLVRLEALHQGGMLSITVSDDGRGMDFERLRAKIVSKQLVSPEMAPQLAEAELIEFLFLPGFSTSDTVTELSGRGVGLNIVQNMIQEVGGSLRAISKPGKGMTFYLQLPLTLSVIRTLLVEISGEPYALPLTRIDRIVMVEPEAIAVAENRQFFTIDEQNIGLVVAHQVLELPASSGHAKDLPIIVISDRLSCYGLVVDRFLGERDLVVRPLDSRLGKVKNISAAALLEDGSPVLLIDVEDMVRSIDHLLANGQLSHISRKTAQLAPKAQKRVLVVDDSITVREMERKLLQNKGYAVEVAVNGIDGWNAIRTGHFDLVVTDIDMPRMNGIELIGQLKQHATLKSLPVIIVSYKDREEDRMRGLEVGADYYLTKSSFHDDTLLKAVRDLIGEAIA; encoded by the coding sequence GTGAGCGCAAATCAGGATTTTAGCCATTTCTCCATGCTGGAATTGTTCCGGATGGAGGTAGAGGCGCAAGCAGCAGTCTTAAACCACGGTTTGCTGGAGTTAGAAACTCATCCTGGGCTGCCTGAGACCTTGGAGTCCTTGATGCGTGCCGCTCACTCGATTAAAGGAGCCGCGCGAATTGTTGATTTAGAGGTGGGCGTCCGACTGGCTCATGTGATGGAAGATTGCTTTGCGAGTGCTCAGATGGGCACTGCAACTTTAGCGGCAGAGCATATTGATGTACTGCTCCAAGGCGTTGATCTGTTGTTACGGTTAAGCCAAGTTTCAGAGGCCCAATTACAGGGGTGGCTAGCCGAGCAAACGGAGGGGATTGAAGCGCTGGTCAGGGCGATCGCCACTTTACTAGACCCACAACCAGATCCACAATCGCAATCTCTCGCCAACGAACTAGCAGTCCTTTCTGACGCAACCGTTTCAGTAGAAATTACTCCAGTTGGTACGCTCGCGCCTGAGGAACTGAATCAAGCACCGATTCTGGAAGCAGAAGCGATCGCAACGCATCTGTCAACTGTGGGCTTAACTATGGCAGAGAGCCAAATTGCCACCACAGCGATCGCTGATCCGGTTGCTTCCGGCGCGTCGTTATCCGCAACAGCTAAAGCGACACCGCTCAGCTCGTCTGGTATGCAGACAGCCGACAACTTAGATCGGGTGGTTCGAGTCAGTGCCGACAACCTCAGCCGTTTGATGGGATTGGCTGGAGAATCGCTAGTAGAAGCGAATTGGCTCCAACCATTTGCCGATTCCTTATTAAAACTGAGGCGGCAACAAACAGATCTGTCCACTTTGTTAGAAAAGTTGCAGGAATCTTTAGTTGGGCAGCCCTTAAATCAGCGCAGCGAAAACTACCTCAATGCCGTGCGGCAGCAAGCCACTGATTGCCGTCAGATGTTGAGCGATCGCTTGAATGAATTGGAACTATTTGCCCGTCGTTCTGCCAATTTGTCCGATCGCCTCTATCGCGAAGTTTTGGCGAGTCACATGCGCCCCTTTGCCGATGGCGTGCAGGCATTTCCGCGCATGGTGCGAGATTTAGGTAGGCAGCTAGATAAGCAGATCCGGTTTGAAGTTTTGGGCAAAGCTACAGATGTAGACCGAGACATTTTAGAAAAGCTAGAAGCACCGCTCACCCACCTGCTCCGCAACGCCGTTGACCACGGCATTGAATCAGTCGCAGAGCGCTTAGCAGCAGGTAAACCAGGAGAAGGATTAGTACGTCTAGAAGCATTACATCAGGGCGGCATGCTTTCGATCACCGTGTCTGATGACGGACGAGGCATGGATTTTGAGCGTTTACGCGCCAAGATCGTCAGCAAACAATTGGTCAGCCCTGAGATGGCTCCTCAACTCGCAGAAGCGGAGCTAATTGAGTTTCTGTTCCTACCAGGCTTTTCCACCAGCGATACGGTGACGGAGCTCTCGGGACGGGGTGTGGGGCTAAATATTGTGCAGAACATGATTCAGGAAGTTGGGGGGAGCTTACGGGCGATCTCTAAACCAGGTAAAGGCATGACTTTTTACCTGCAATTGCCCCTGACTTTGTCAGTCATTCGCACGCTTTTAGTCGAGATTTCTGGTGAGCCCTATGCCTTGCCGCTGACTCGGATTGACCGCATTGTCATGGTGGAACCAGAGGCGATCGCGGTGGCAGAAAACCGCCAGTTCTTCACCATTGATGAGCAAAATATTGGTCTGGTAGTGGCTCATCAAGTTCTAGAGCTACCTGCCTCTTCCGGTCATGCCAAGGATCTCCCGATCATCGTAATCAGCGATCGCTTGAGCTGCTATGGCCTAGTGGTAGATCGGTTTCTGGGTGAGCGAGATCTAGTGGTTAGGCCCCTCGATTCCCGCTTGGGTAAGGTGAAAAATATTAGCGCGGCGGCTCTCCTGGAAGATGGCTCTCCGGTCCTCCTCATCGACGTGGAAGACATGGTGCGATCAATTGATCATCTGCTAGCTAATGGTCAGCTTAGTCATATCAGTCGTAAAACAGCCCAGCTAGCACCCAAAGCTCAAAAGCGCGTTTTAGTCGTAGATGACTCCATTACGGTACGCGAAATGGAGCGGAAGTTATTGCAAAACAAAGGATATGCGGTGGAAGTAGCGGTTAATGGTATAGATGGCTGGAATGCCATTCGTACAGGGCATTTTGATTTGGTCGTCACGGATATTGACATGCCCCGGATGAATGGGATTGAGCTGATTGGTCAATTGAAGCAACATGCCACCTTAAAATCTTTACCCGTGATTATTGTGTCGTACAAAGACCGAGAAGAAGACCGCATGCGGGGGTTGGAAGTGGGAGCGGACTACTACCTAACTAAAAGTAGCTTTCATGACGACACCCTCCTCAAGGCCGTGCGCGATCTCATCGGTGAGGCGATCGCATGA